In Paenibacillus algicola, a genomic segment contains:
- the pstA gene encoding phosphate ABC transporter permease PstA: MIKRAKRADRIATVVICFFAMLIVALLVGLLGYILVRGLGHINWHFLTSTPQMIRGGGGIGPQLFNSVFLLILTLIITVPLGWGGGIYMAEYARGGRLTHLIRLVVEVLSSFPSIVIGLFGLLVLVNTLGLGFSLLAGSMALAVFNLPLMVRTTEQAFRAVPKEQKEAGYALGLSKWKIITSILLPVALPSLITGTILASGRIFGEAAALMFTAGMSSPPLDFTDWNPLSARSPINPLRPAETLAVHIWKVNSEGLAPDAKEIAAGASAVLVILILGFNLAARWLGRAAYRKFTAAKRMD, encoded by the coding sequence ATGATTAAAAGAGCCAAAAGAGCGGATAGGATTGCGACCGTCGTAATCTGCTTCTTCGCGATGCTGATTGTAGCCCTGCTGGTCGGCCTGCTGGGATATATCCTTGTTCGAGGGCTTGGCCATATCAATTGGCATTTCCTGACGAGCACACCACAGATGATACGGGGCGGCGGGGGAATCGGGCCGCAGCTGTTTAATTCGGTCTTTCTCCTGATCCTGACGCTGATCATTACAGTGCCGCTGGGATGGGGTGGGGGTATTTATATGGCTGAATACGCAAGAGGGGGAAGGCTGACTCATCTCATTCGTCTCGTTGTGGAGGTGCTGTCCTCCTTCCCGTCGATCGTCATCGGGTTATTCGGTCTGCTGGTGCTTGTCAATACGTTAGGCCTGGGCTTCTCCCTGCTGGCAGGCTCGATGGCGCTTGCGGTATTCAACCTGCCGTTGATGGTACGGACCACGGAGCAGGCGTTCCGCGCCGTACCCAAGGAACAGAAGGAGGCGGGATATGCCCTCGGTTTATCCAAATGGAAAATCATTACGTCTATTCTGCTTCCCGTGGCGCTGCCAAGCTTGATTACAGGCACCATTCTCGCCTCCGGGCGCATCTTCGGTGAAGCCGCTGCCCTCATGTTCACGGCAGGCATGAGCAGTCCGCCGCTGGACTTCACGGACTGGAATCCGCTGAGTGCCAGATCGCCGATCAATCCGCTGCGGCCAGCCGAGACGCTGGCTGTCCATATCTGGAAGGTCAATAGCGAAGGGCTCGCGCCTGACGCGAAGGAAATTGCTGCAGGTGCATCGGCGGTGCTTGTCATTCTGATCCTGGGCTTTAATCTGGCGGCGCGGTGGCTGGGCAGGGCCGCTTACCGTAAATTCACAGCAGCGAAGCGCATGGACTAG
- the pstC gene encoding phosphate ABC transporter permease subunit PstC yields MGQMGKDAALNQGVKNRKRREKHYWEDWIGRIYTSICVVVLLVVIVSIVFFVSSKGLATFLENGVRLREFFTGTRWSPDESFGALPFITGSFAVTLLAALIAGPLSLCAALFMTEILPGRGKRILQPAVELLSGIPSVVYGFIGLTVIVPFIRDYIGGQGFGILAGCLVLSVMILPTITSIMADALASLRGGLRESSLALGATRWQTIYRVVIPTVLPALLTGIVLGMARAFGEALAVQMVIGNAPHIPSSLTESAATLTSTITLSMGNTAMGSVHNNALWSMALVLLAMTFVFVILVRLLERRNRI; encoded by the coding sequence ATGGGACAGATGGGTAAGGATGCAGCCTTGAATCAAGGCGTCAAGAACAGAAAACGCAGAGAAAAGCACTACTGGGAGGACTGGATCGGACGTATCTATACCTCCATCTGTGTTGTTGTGCTGCTTGTCGTTATCGTTTCGATCGTGTTTTTTGTATCTTCAAAAGGCTTGGCTACATTCTTGGAGAATGGTGTCAGGCTGAGAGAATTTTTTACCGGCACCAGATGGAGCCCGGATGAGTCCTTCGGTGCGCTGCCCTTTATTACAGGTTCCTTTGCTGTGACACTGCTGGCTGCACTCATTGCCGGACCGCTCAGCCTGTGCGCGGCTTTGTTTATGACAGAAATACTGCCTGGGCGCGGCAAAAGAATCTTACAGCCGGCGGTGGAGCTTCTCTCGGGTATTCCTTCCGTCGTGTACGGGTTCATCGGTCTGACAGTGATCGTCCCTTTCATTCGGGACTATATCGGCGGACAAGGCTTTGGCATTCTTGCAGGCTGTCTGGTGCTCTCGGTCATGATTCTGCCGACGATTACGAGCATTATGGCGGATGCGCTGGCATCCCTGCGGGGCGGGCTTCGCGAGTCCTCCTTGGCGCTGGGGGCAACCCGGTGGCAAACGATTTACCGCGTGGTGATTCCTACAGTTCTCCCGGCCCTGCTGACAGGCATTGTGCTGGGGATGGCCCGTGCATTCGGAGAGGCGCTGGCTGTCCAGATGGTCATTGGTAATGCTCCGCATATTCCGAGCTCTCTGACTGAATCAGCGGCCACCCTCACCAGTACCATTACCTTGAGCATGGGGAACACAGCTATGGGGTCGGTGCACAATAACGCCTTATGGAGTATGGCGCTGGTTCTTCTCGCGATGACGTTTGTGTTTGTCATTCTGGTGAGACTGCTGGAAAGGAGAAACCGGATATGA